Proteins encoded together in one Hevea brasiliensis isolate MT/VB/25A 57/8 chromosome 16, ASM3005281v1, whole genome shotgun sequence window:
- the LOC110668535 gene encoding toMV resistance protein Tm-1(GCR237): MACSDKTLRVFCVGTADTKLDELRFLSDSVSSSLTSLSNNSSSKVEVVIVDVSVGQKEINGIGEFSFVSRKDVLACLKVSVEQNHNMLPDDRAQAVAIMSKALEHFMKNAQETNVVAGAIGLGGSGGTSLLSSAFRLLPLGMPKIIVSTVASGQTEPYVGTSDLILFPSIVDVCGINSVSRVVLSNAGAAFAGMVIGRLERAGGSLGESEKLTVGITMFGVTTPCVNAVKERLVREGYETLVFHATGVGGRAMESLVREGFIKGVLDITTTEVADYVVGGIMACDSSRFDAILEKNIPLVLSVGALDMVNFGAVDTIPPNFQQRKIHIHNEQVSLMRTTVEENKKFAEFIADKLNESSSKIRVCLPQKGISALDAPGKPFCDPESTATLISELQKLIQINEDRQVQVCSYHINDPEFADTLVDSFLEISLENPMESSPSQIAIYEPCLEHNISTVKSSSCGMICYSPSNYPDARPETLQKTQTILQQLKDQIEKGLPIIGAGAGTGISAKFEEAGGVDLIVLYNSGRFRMAGRGSLAGLLPFADANAIVIEMANEVLPIVKGVPVLAGVCGTDPFRRMDYFLKQLESIGFSGVQNFPTVGLFDGNFRQNLEETGMGYGLEVQMIEKSHKMGLLTTPYAFNQNEAGEMAKAGADIIVAHMGLTKSGSIGAKTAVSLEESVFCVQAIADAAHNINPNIIVLCHGGPISGPRETEFILKRTKGVHGFYGASSMERIPVEQAITSTMQQYKSISIK, from the exons ATGGCCTGCTCAGATAAAACTCTCCGAGTCTTCTGCGTCGGCACCGCTGATACCAAGCTCGACGAACTCCGATTTCTATCTGACTCCGTCAGTTCCAGTCTCACCTCTTTGTCCAACAACTCTTCTTCCAAG GTGGAGGTTGTGATTGTTGATGTTTCCGTGGGTCAGAAAGAGATTAATGGTATTGGGGAATTTTCTTTTGTATCAAGAAAGGATGTTCTTGCTTGCTTAAAGGTTTCAGTTGAACAAAACCATAATATGCTTCCAGATGATAGGGCCCAAGCTGTGGCTATAATGAGTAAAGCACTTGAACATTTCATGAAGAACGCTCAGGAGACTAATGTCGTTGCGGGTGCCATTGGCCTTGGTGGTAGTGGAGGAACATCTTTATTATCATCTGCTTTTAGATTGCTTCCACTTGGGATGCCTAAGATTATTGTGTCTACTGTAGCTAGTGGTCAAACTGAACCTTATGTTGGCACCTCAGATTTGATATTGTTTCCATCCATAGTGGATGTGTGTGGGATTAATAGTGTAAGTAGAGTTGTGTTATCTAATGCTGGAGCTGCTTTTGCTGGAATGGTCATTGGAAGGCTTGAGAGGGCTGGAGGTTCTCTTGGTGAGAGTGAGAAATTAACTGTTGGTATAACTATGTTTGGAGTTACAACCCCCTGTGTAAATGCTGTCAAAGAAAGATTGGTGAGAGAAGGATATGAGACCTTGGTTTTCCACGCCACTGGGGTTGGGGGCAGGGCCATGGAGTCTCTTGTTAGAGAGGGATTCATAAAG GGTGTTTTAGACATCACTACAACAGAGGTTGCAGATTATGTAGTTGGAGGTATTATGGCTTGTGATAGTTCCCGCTTTGATGCCATCTTAGAGAAGAATATCCCTTTGGTCTTGAGTGTAGGAGCCTTGGACATGGTGAACTTTGGAGCTGTGGATACAATCCCTCCTAATTTCCAGCAAAGAAAGATTCATATCCACAATGAACAG GTTTCGCTCATGCGAACAACTGTGGAAGAGAATAAAAAATTTGCTGAATTTATAGCAGATAAACTTAACGAGTCATCATCAAAGATTCGTGTCTGCCTGCCACAAAAGGGTATCTCAGCTTTGGATGCACCTGGGAAACCATTTTGTGACCCTGAGTCTACTGCTACTCTAATAAGTGAACTACAGAAGCTAATACAGATAAATGAAGACCGGCAG GTACAGGTGTGTTCTTATCATATCAATGACCCAGAATTCGCAGATACATTGGTGGATTCCTTTTTAGAGATTAGTTTGGAGAACCCTATGGAATCCAGTCCTTcccaaattgctatttatgaaccCTGCCTAGAGCATAACATTTCTACTGTGAAATCATCAAGCTGTGGGATGATCTGTTACAGCCCAAGCAACTACCCAGATGCAAGACCAG AAACTTTGCAGAAAACTCAGACAATATTGCAGCAATTGAAAGATCAAATAGAAAAAGGATTGCCCATAATAGGAGCTGGTGCAGGGACTGGGATATCTGCAAAATTTGAGGAAGCTGGTGGAGTTGATTTAATAGTACTTTACAATTCAGGGCGTTTTCGCATGGCAGGAAGGGGTTCCTTAGCAGGCTTATTGCCATTTGCTGATGCAAATGCTATAGTAATTGAAATGGCTAATGAAGTTTTACCA attGTGAAGGGGGTACCAGTTCTTGCTGGAGTATGCGGAACTGATCCTTTTCGCCGAATGGATTACTTCCTAAAGCAGCTGGAGTCAATTGGATTCTCTGGTGTGCAAAATTTTCCTACTGTTGGGCTATTTGATGGTAATTTTAGACAGAATCTGGAAGAGACAGGAATGGGATATGG CTTGGAAGTCCAAATGATTGAAAAATCTCATAAAATGGGTCTTCTCACAACCCCCTATGCTTTTAACCAAAATGAAGCAGGGGAAATGGCAAAAGCTGGTGCTGATATCATTGTGGCCCATATGGGGCTTACTAAATCTGGGTCTATTGGTGCAAAAACAGCAGTATCATTGGAAGAGAGTGTGTTTTGTGTGCAAGCTATTGCAGACGCTGCACATAATATCAACCCCAACATCATTGTGCTTTGCCATGGAG GTCCTATATCTGGTCCTAGAGAAACAGAATTCATATTGAAGAGAACCAAGGGAGTTCATGGATTTTATGGTGCGTCAAGCATGGAGAGAATTCCTGTTGAACAAGCTATAACGAGCACAATGCAGCAGTATAAATCAATTTCCATCAAATAA
- the LOC110668537 gene encoding heavy metal-associated isoprenylated plant protein 43-like produces the protein MVQRTVLKVDVSCHKCKKKILKAVSDIDGVDKIEVDEGKGTLTVTGSADPYEIIVRTRKAGKHVEVVTIGPPPPPPKQPQAQDQQKKPEDKKEEKKPQQKSQIHDPLTCPQCQSIIVVPMGYHERSPSCSIM, from the exons ATGGTACAAAGGACGGTTTTGAAGGTTGACGTTTCATGCCATAAATGCAAGAAGAAGATTCTCAAGGCTGTCTCTGACATTGATG GTGTAGATAAGATAGAAGTTGACGAAGGGAAGGGGACATTGACGGTAACAGGAAGTGCAGATCCATATGAGATAATAGTACGCACAAGAAAAGCAGGAAAACATGTAGAGGTAGTGACTATTGGGCCGCCTCCTCCACCACCTAAACAGCCACAGGCACAGGATCAGCAAAAGAAGCCAGAGGAcaagaaggaagagaaaaaaCCTCAACAAAAGTCCCAAATCCATGATCCCCTCACTTGTCCCCAGTGTCAGAGCATTATTGTTGTTCCAATGGGCTATCACGAGCGCAGCCCATCATGCTCGATTATGTGA
- the LOC110668506 gene encoding S-adenosyl-L-methionine:benzoic acid/salicylic acid carboxyl methyltransferase 2 isoform X1, with protein sequence MEVVQVLHMNGGLGETSYAKNSLLQQKVISMTKPITEEAISNLYSSTYPKSLAIADLGCSSGPNTLSALSELIKVVDKLCGRLGRQSPEYQVFLNDLPGNDFNTIFRSLPGFQERMKKQLEDGTGPFFFTGVPGSFYGRLFPSNSLHFVHSSYSLHWLSQVPDGLEGNKGNIYMASGSPPRVLKAYYDQFQRDFTLFLTCRSEELVTGGRMVLTFLGGRSQDPTGKECCYIWELLAMALKEMVFEGIIEEEKLDSFNIPLYTPSPFEVQSDTEKEGSFSIDRLEVFEINWDAYHNEINLPDAFKDSGYNVARCMRAVAEPLLIEHFGFGEAIIDDVFRRYKAIIADRMGKEKTEFVNVVVAMTKKE encoded by the exons ATGGAAGTAGTTCAAGTTCTTCACATGAATGGAGGACTGGGAGAGACCAGCTATGCTAAAAACTCATTGCTTCAG CAAAAAGTGATATCCATGACAAAGCCTATCACAGAGGAAGCCATCTCCAATCTCTACTCTAGCACCTACCCAAAGAGTCTAGCCATCGCAGACCTGGGATGTTCTTCAGGACCAAACACTCTATCTGCACTGTCTGAACTCATCAAAGTAGTGGACAAGCTTTGTGGAAGGCTGGGTCGTCAATCCCCAGAATATCAGGTTTTCTTGAATGACCTTCCGGGGAATGATTTCAACACCATTTTCAGGTCCTTGCCAGGGTTCCAAGAAAGAATGAAAAAACAATTGGAAGATGGAACTGGGCCATTCTTTTTCACTGGAGTCCCTGGTTCTTTTTATGGCAGGCTTTTCCCTTCCAATAGCCTGCATTTTGTCCATTCGTCTTATAGTCTCCACTGGCTATCTCAG GTTCCTGATGGACTGGAGGGTAACAAAGGGAACATTTATATGGCTAGTGGCAGTCCACCAAGAGTTCTCAAGGCATATTATGACCAATTTCAAAGGGATTTTACATTGTTTTTGACTTGTCGTTCGGAGGAATTGGTGACTGGTGGTCGCATGGTTTTGACATTTTTGGGTGGGAGAAGTCAAGATCCGACTGGAAAAGAGTGCTGCTACATCTGGGAGCTTTTGGCTATGGCTCTCAAAGAAATGGTTTTTGAG GGAATCATTGAGGAAGAGAAATTAGATTCCTTCAACATTCCTCTGTACACACCATCCCCATTTGAAGTACAATCCGATACTGAAAAGGAAGGGTCTTTTAGCATTGATCGGTTGGAGGTTTTTGAAATCAATTGGGATGCTTATCACAATGAAATTAACCTCCCCGATGCATTTAAAGATAGTGGATATAATGTTGCTCGGTGCATGAGAGCTGTGGCTGAGCCCTTGCTTATTGAACACTTCGGCTTCGGGGAAGCAATCATCGACGATGTTTTCCGCCGATACAAGGCAATCATAGCTGATCGCATGGGAAAAGAGAAGACTGAATTTGTTAATGTGGTTGTGGCTATGACTAAGAAGGAATGA
- the LOC110668506 gene encoding S-adenosyl-L-methionine:benzoic acid/salicylic acid carboxyl methyltransferase 2 isoform X2: MTKPITEEAISNLYSSTYPKSLAIADLGCSSGPNTLSALSELIKVVDKLCGRLGRQSPEYQVFLNDLPGNDFNTIFRSLPGFQERMKKQLEDGTGPFFFTGVPGSFYGRLFPSNSLHFVHSSYSLHWLSQVPDGLEGNKGNIYMASGSPPRVLKAYYDQFQRDFTLFLTCRSEELVTGGRMVLTFLGGRSQDPTGKECCYIWELLAMALKEMVFEGIIEEEKLDSFNIPLYTPSPFEVQSDTEKEGSFSIDRLEVFEINWDAYHNEINLPDAFKDSGYNVARCMRAVAEPLLIEHFGFGEAIIDDVFRRYKAIIADRMGKEKTEFVNVVVAMTKKE; encoded by the exons ATGACAAAGCCTATCACAGAGGAAGCCATCTCCAATCTCTACTCTAGCACCTACCCAAAGAGTCTAGCCATCGCAGACCTGGGATGTTCTTCAGGACCAAACACTCTATCTGCACTGTCTGAACTCATCAAAGTAGTGGACAAGCTTTGTGGAAGGCTGGGTCGTCAATCCCCAGAATATCAGGTTTTCTTGAATGACCTTCCGGGGAATGATTTCAACACCATTTTCAGGTCCTTGCCAGGGTTCCAAGAAAGAATGAAAAAACAATTGGAAGATGGAACTGGGCCATTCTTTTTCACTGGAGTCCCTGGTTCTTTTTATGGCAGGCTTTTCCCTTCCAATAGCCTGCATTTTGTCCATTCGTCTTATAGTCTCCACTGGCTATCTCAG GTTCCTGATGGACTGGAGGGTAACAAAGGGAACATTTATATGGCTAGTGGCAGTCCACCAAGAGTTCTCAAGGCATATTATGACCAATTTCAAAGGGATTTTACATTGTTTTTGACTTGTCGTTCGGAGGAATTGGTGACTGGTGGTCGCATGGTTTTGACATTTTTGGGTGGGAGAAGTCAAGATCCGACTGGAAAAGAGTGCTGCTACATCTGGGAGCTTTTGGCTATGGCTCTCAAAGAAATGGTTTTTGAG GGAATCATTGAGGAAGAGAAATTAGATTCCTTCAACATTCCTCTGTACACACCATCCCCATTTGAAGTACAATCCGATACTGAAAAGGAAGGGTCTTTTAGCATTGATCGGTTGGAGGTTTTTGAAATCAATTGGGATGCTTATCACAATGAAATTAACCTCCCCGATGCATTTAAAGATAGTGGATATAATGTTGCTCGGTGCATGAGAGCTGTGGCTGAGCCCTTGCTTATTGAACACTTCGGCTTCGGGGAAGCAATCATCGACGATGTTTTCCGCCGATACAAGGCAATCATAGCTGATCGCATGGGAAAAGAGAAGACTGAATTTGTTAATGTGGTTGTGGCTATGACTAAGAAGGAATGA